The nucleotide sequence TAGTAGTAGAGGCACCTTTCCTAATAGTACAGGGTGAAACGTTACAAATAACTCACTGTATGCAGCCCCTCAGATTATGTGGTGAATAGCATGGAGAATCCACCTGTAATCCACCCCAATACCGAAGACAGGTTAGGTCCCCTACTCCAAGGCAGTAGTAATGAAAAGACAGTTCTGCTTTAAAATAATGAAAATATATTGTCAGTTTTAGGCAAAAACACAACAGGCACAATTTCACAGTTCACAGAATAACCTACCTCACGTGCAGCCTAGCTTGAAGACAACCAatgaaaacatagaaatacaacctAATAGTCTTACAGCATTTATCTCAGATATcacaataacaaaacaaaactGAAATAAAGAATGACAGCCGTTACGGTGTTCATGGAGTCTATATGAGGGCCGGCAGGGACTCAAATAATAGAGGTAGTCTGCAACGTTGTCACAGTAATATTCTTCTCCTTTGAATGGATAATTAGGCCTAAATGTCCATTGTTAACAGTGTTCCTCCTTATCCTGGCACTACTATGTAGTCAAACAACAAAGTTCACAACTTCTTTCAGGACATAAACAGGAAGTTCAATTACTTCCACGGGAATCTTTTATTACTAAATCACTTCAACTCATGGCTCTCCTCTGGTGTTGGTAACAATTATTTGATGTCCATCATTCtggctggtagctagctagcatcactctggctggtagctagctagcatcactctggctgctagttagctagcatcACTCTGGCTGGTAGCGAGCTAGCATCACTCtggctggtagctagctagcatcactctggctggtagctagctagcatcactctGGCTGGTAGCTAGCTCCATCGAATGAACTCACGTTAATCCCGAAGGCGAAAATGACAGTAATTCGGTAGTATGGAACACACCTCTTCCTGAACCTGCACGTCCTCTTTCTCCACCGATACTACTCGTTAtcgttctctctcctccttttgcAACACCCTTGCCTGTGCACTCCCTCACACCACCTCCATTTGCAACACCCTTGCCTGTGCACTCCCTCACACCACCTCCTTTTGCAACACCCTTGCCTGTGCACTCCCTCACACCACCTCCCTCCAGGACCTTTCTAGAGCCGTCAAGTTACCTGACTCATAGTAGGCCTGGAAAGTCCCTGAACAGAACAGCAATAGCCATATCCCATATCCCATATACGCCATATCCGCCATATCCCATATCTGCCATATCCCATATCCGCCATATCCCATATCCACCATATCCCATATCCAATATCCGCCATCCCATATCCCATATCCGCCATATCCCATATCCCATATCCGCCAtatctagaaagaggcctgagttcccgacttggaattccgaggtTTCctagtcggagctcgtttttttcagagttcccagttgtcttgaactcattgaagtctgagatttcccagttccgagtttccagttgtttttaaCGCGGCAGAAATGATGGTTGCCAATGTATTCAACTTTTTCTGGCCGATGGTGTGTTGCGAgggaatgtttatccttttaagcttggaaaagagacccttaaaccaaGACTTGGACCTCACcccctctccactgaatagcaggctagtgattgctttgcaacataTGCAGTTAACCGCTGATTActtccaaacaactcattgttgaatttacgatgtccaacttgttgtgtaatgtttatgtccaatggccaatgagcaccgatacgttttatctataatttctcttcatatgacaaggattgaagaggatttgccagtagattgtctacatgattcatgatgatgactgctagctacgattttgaaagtaagatgttgacatgatcagtccaatcaaaggtacagtagatataatgtgatttgatgtcattttatctgtggccaatgacattgagtcttcttggatgggcacttctaatgtaaatctatggcagcacccaaggggcttgaattttcgagctctacccgtagattttgtggtgacgtagtgtccccatgagtgacagaacactgagccaatcacaacacaactagagaacattaccaaccccgaCGCTCCGTTTTATCCTCAGGCAGTTCCACCACCACAGAGAGCACTGAGctgaaacatctgcattttggagctgccttcctCAAGAAAacaaagagaccatgtttgtatgcggctttattaacttttttttttttttttacattgtttgcaaactgatatgtgacacgtattaatgccaaaataacatgcaaaacagacaaacaaaaataatttaaaatatctCTATTTTTTAATCTAAACATCTCTGTCCCACCTGCCCTGAAGGACGGGTCGCCACTCAACTCAACCAAAGATGTTATGAGACCTGAACCAGAGGAGGTTGGCAGTGTGACTTGATTTTCATATTTCTGGGGGGTTTTAATGGTGCCCTGCCCCAAATTCAGAGAACGCTTTATGAAAAAAGATATACATTTCTCTGTGTATTTATGGTGTTGTGCTCTTTCCTCAGCTTCTATGTTGTATTTTAGGATGGTTGTCCATCCATGTGCTGCTTTTACCACAAGGAGCTCGTGCTTGAAAACATCCACATTTTTCAGAACCCACCAGTCCTGGAGCTCATCAATGGACGTTTTTGTGACATACTTCATTACTAAAAACCAACAGGCAGGAGAGGAGAAATGCACCGTTAAAAGATACCAGCATGTGCAACTTCAGATTCTCATCTTCAACTTTCTGCACTGCTCATTGcacctatctatctctctctctaattcaaggggttttattggcatggttaaacatatgttaacattgccaaagcaagtgaagtagataataaacaaaagtgaaataaacaataaaaatgaccagtaaacattacactcacagaagttccaaaataatgaagacaattcaaatgtcatattatgtttatatacagtctctcgctctctctctctctctctttctctctctctctcgctctctatctgtctctctctctcagcctggagACGAGCTTGTTACTATCAGAGTGACATGACTTAGCGTGTGGTTGGAAGACTGACATTCAGGAAGTATGGTGTCTATGGATCAGAATGTATCCCTAGGCTATCAGTGGACACATGTTAGCATGGCATATTTAGTTAACCTCTGAAATGTGGGCATTAGTCTAATGCATtgatgttataacctggagtcaacctaatagtctaatggtgttataacctggagtcaacctaatagtctaatggtgttataacctggagtcaacctaatagtctaatggtgttataacctggagtaaacctaatagtctaatggtgttataacctggagtaaacctaatagtctaatggtgttataacctggagtaaacctaatagtctagtggtgttataacctggagtaaaCCTAATAGCTGAATAACTTCCAACAACCAAacagctgtgttcgaatactcatccAAGCGcactaaccatactatttgtgacgtaatttgagtatgtagtatgcttattggtcatagtatacaagcagtggacactatttccgtGCTTTTAGGTCCCATAATGTAATTCTTCAGAATGTCATAGGAGAGCGGAAATGTTGAGCAatttaataaagtaatgacttttcaaataagttacgttacaTGTTATTTTGACTGTCAATTTGTTAAATTTAGAACAGACAATCtgtctgcgctctggcacacccagggtgtgccagagcgcagaataactgataaacgtcggcaaaaaaagcataattaaattgttgccgtCAGTACAGTTACAggcaccaacgctctggataacatgaaaacagctctgctagggtgagtaaaatggtcagagtgaggtgctCTCTCATTTgtttctggaagtagctagccaactttaACCAGCAAGTCTACTCCTCGGACAGAGCGTCCAGTGTCCGCTCTGAATCACTCTCCGGTAGTCACTCTCCGGTAGTCACTCTTCGGTAGTCACTCTTCTCTTCGGTAGTCCCTCTCCGGTAGTCACTCTTCGGTAGTCACTCTCCGGTAGTCACTCTTCTCTTCGGTAGTCACTCTTCGGTAGTCACTCTCCGGTAGCCACTCTTCGGTAGTCACTCTTCTCTTCGGTAGTCATTCTCCGGTAGTCACTCTTCGGTAGTCACTCTCCGGTAGTCACTCTTCGGTAGTCACTCTCCGGTAGTCACTCTTCTCTTCGGTAGTCACTCTTCGGTAGTCACTCTCCGGTAGTCACTCTCTGGTAGTCACTCTTCGGTAGTCCCTCTCCGATAGTCACTCTCCGGTAGTCACTCTCCGGTAGTCACTCTCCGGTACTCTTCGGTAGTCCCTCTCCGGTAGGTGTAACTAGTAATATGTTACGGTAGCAAGatgttgcatagcaacagcatcaccTTTCGGTAGACAGGCGAAGCACTACTACGCTcggtatactaaaatgaactaatagtatatagtatgtagtatatactcattaagtatgtagtatacagtatactaaaatgaagtaatagtatgtagtatatactcattaagtatgtagtatacagtatgttagtgtggGTATTGGAACACAGATCTTGGTTTTAAATGCACAATCATTACACAATGAATGACCCCGTGTTGCAACAAACCTTCTTCACAAATACAACTAATGTTATCAATACTATCGACACAAACAAAATGATGATTATTATTTGCCCAAGGTTTGGTTCTGTTATCTTTGGGCTAAGTTCCAATGAACAGTGCAGTGAATGGTTAGGCAGAAGGCCAGTCAACAGAGTACCATTGACACTGAGGCACACAGCACGGTCAAGGTCCGGTATCTTCACTTTCTCTCTGTTTAGGGCTTTGAGCCATTTGGTGTCACAGCAGTTGAACGAGTTGCCACTGACATACAACACATCAAGATCTAGAGACAAACGATCAACCAAAGATTCATTCATAGACGTTAGGCCGTTATTTCTCACGTCAAGTTCGGTCAAAGGAGAACAGCTGATGATGCTCGGGACGACGTCTACGTTGTTGTTGGACATGTTGAGTCGTCTCAATGCTTTCAGACAAGGCAGAGACAAGGCAGAGGTTGTCATGTTGTTCCCACTGATGCTCAGAGACTGGAGACTACTCTGCAACCCTTCTAGAGCGCCATTATCCAAGATTATATCTACATTGCTGGCCAGGTTGAGAGAAACCAAAGGGGTTCTTTCAAATGTGTTCTGATGGAGTGTTTTGATCCCGTTGTCTTGGAGATCTAGACTTCTCAGAGTTTTGATATTCCAGAAGGAAACACAGGAGGACATGCTATTAAGACTAACTCTCGTTGTCTCAGATGGTCCCAGTTGGTCCTTCGGATCACACGGCCTCACAGAGTTCTCCTTCAGGTTTAACGTCTCTATGTTTGGTAGGGCTTCCAGGAAGAAGGTGGAGAGTTGTCGAAGACCGTTGTTCTGCAAGTCCAAGTAGCGTAGGGACGGAAAGGTCAAGGAAGGTCGGTGGTAGCCTCCATCATGGCCGCTGCCGCCCTTCGTTGTGTTATAGCTGATGTCCTGTAGACAGTTCTTGCTGAGGTTCAGCGTCACCAAAGACGTCAGATGGCTCAGAGTCTCCACAGGTAGAGACCTGAAGTGGTTACTACTGAGGTCCATGTAAACTAACGGCATCAGTCTCCAGTTAGAGTATATGTTGCTGTTGGCTGCAGCATCATTTACCTCATCTTCACTTGTTAGTTCTCTGTACAGAGAGTCTGCCTCTGATATTAGGGTGTCTGTCTCTAAGGTCCCCACCATGTTGCTCTGTAGGTGGAGGTATCTCAACCGGTTGGTCTTGGGGACCATGGGGAAATAGAGGAGGTTGTTGAAGCTCAGATCTAAGATCTCCAGCTCGTATGGATGACCGTCCTCACGGGTGACAAAGAACTCTATGGAATTCCTGCTAAGATTCAAGAGTTTCACCTGATAGAGTTTAAAATCACAGATGTAGACTAGATTATTTCTGGCTAAATTTAAGATCTTGAGTTCCTTCAACGGTTCAAACGTTCCCTCCTCTATTGCCGTGATCAGATTGTTCTCGATGCGAACGCTTGTCACGCTCAGGCTCTCTGCAAACAGCTTGGGCGTGAGTCGCGTCAAACCGTTGCCCGTGAGATCTAGGCGTTCAAGAATTGATTTGTCACGAAGGTAAAGTTCTGCCGCGTCATCATCCAGACCGTTCATAGAGATATCCAACCTCCTCAGTCTGTGGAGAGACCCAAGAGCTCGGCTGTTACTGTCCACATTGTGGCTCAATGCATTCCTGGCCAAGTTCAGCTCTTGAAGCTGGGCCACATCTCTGAAAGCCCCTTCAGATATGATCTCTAGCTGGTTGTAGCTGAGGTCCAGTCTCAGTAGGGATGGAAGACCCAGACTCTGGCTGTTTATATGTCTTATAACGTTGTTGGACAGATCCAGCTCCCTCAGCCTCACGTCCAGCCCCTCAGGAACAGATGATAGGTTCCTGAACCGCCAGGAAGTCGTCTCCTTGAAATGAGAAAGATGAGAGAAACTACAACGCTTTTAACACCGTCTATAAAGTGTTTTGATGTACGAAATATAATGAAGCAGAAACATAAAGTGTTGTGATGTACGAAATAAAATGAAGCAGAAACATAAAGGGTTTTGATGTATGAAATAAAATGAAGCAGAAATGTACTATCCATCGTCAAAATAACAATGTCTGTTTGACACGCTATTTCAGCAAACCAAAAGCCTTCCAGTGACCAAAACCTGTCACTCAATAGTTGAATTCCATAGATGTAAAATCAGCCTAAGAAGCCATGACAGTACAGTGTACCTGAGCTCTGTATTCAGATGTGTCAGAGGTGAGACCAACTGGGTTTAAACACTGGTCTCCTGCCACCAGAACATGTTATTCCTCTGAGTTAAACCCTTCCCATTAACTCTAAAGCTAACACAAGtgttcaggtctcaggcaaggttactcatcaggtgagaatggttcattgaatcagcTCCGTTAAATCTGCATTACTTCTCTGACTTTTATATTGAAAGGATTTTCTCCAGCCTACCTGTTGGTCATCGTGTATCCTTCCAGTCACAGTGTTGAACTGTATGAGACTGTGAGACAGGGAGCAGTACAGCAGTAGGACTAGCAGTAGCACTAAGCTGAATGTTGTCTCTGTAggtctgatcattctcctgtctCTGTCCCGACGACACGACACTGGGCTACATTAGTCCTCAAACACCCCTCTCTGCCATTTATAGCTGAcggtcatttaaaaaaaagagaCGAAAAAGGCTGTGGACACCAGATACGCTTTGTGGACCTTCTGTTTACTCAACCAACTCATTACTCATGACACGTTGTTACACCACAGAGATACATATCCACAAGTCTGGAGACGGACAGAAATTACACATCCTATTATTGACACGTTTgttattagtttataaaaaataaGCTCTTTATAGAATAGaaatataaaaaatacaataaaatggGCTGTGGCATTCAAAAGAACCATTAAACATGTCATTATTTAGACACGTGACATGTTTGATAATCACAATTATTGTGTCATTAGATTAGATATTATGTCAACCGGTCTGGAAAGTCTGTCCTCCTAGCCAGGTATATTTATCCTCTGTTTGTTCCTGCTGTCGTCCTGGGAAAACAGAAACCTTTCCgaaatagaaagagaggagtGGAAATAAAcgagaggagagtgggaggaaGGAAATCCTGACaggtatcaacacacacacacagaaatactctgtgatgacagaacacacacacacacacacacacacacacacacacacacacacacacacacacacacacacacacacacacacacacacacagagaaaaaaccCTGTTGATTGAGTAATGCATAGCACACAACCAACCAGGTGGATCAGGACTACCCAGAATACTTTGTTACATTTGAACTATTGACACATATGGACACCAAGCATTTAACGTACGCTGGACATCACCCATACTCAGCACAACAGCATTCAAGGTCTATTTCATATTGTCAGATTATTCAGATTAAAATAGTTTAGAAAAATTATAGTTCTGCTCCCAGTCGTCTTCCACTCTCTGTGGATGAAACTCTCTGTGGATGAAACTCTCTGTGGATGAAACTCTCTGTGGATGAAACTCTCTGTGGATGAAACTCTCCGTGGATGAAACTCTCTGGATGAAACTCTCTGTGGATGAAACTCTCTGGATGAAACTCTGTGGATAAAACTCTCTGTGGATGAAACTCTCCGTGGATGAAACTCTCTGTGGATGAAACTCTCTGTGGATGAAACTCTCTGTGGATGAAACTCCCCATGGATGAAACTCACTGTGGATGAAACTCTCCGTGAATGAAACTCTGTGTATAAAAGCTGTGGAGTTGTTACAACAGATCTGTAATAAGACCTTATCCCgtaagaggaggacatccactTGAGACCTCATCCTGTAagaggaggacatcatcctgtaagaggaggacatccactAGAGACATCATCCTGTCAGAGGAGGACATCCACTAGAGACATCATCCTGTAagaggaggacatcatcctgtcagaggaggacatcatcctgtaagaggaggacatccactagagacatcatcctgtaagaggaggacatcatcctgtaagaggaggacatcatcctataagaggaggacatccactagagacatcatcctgtaagaggaggacatcatcctgtcagaggaggacatcatcctgtaagaggaggacatccactagagacatcatcctgtaagaggaggacatcatcctgtaagaggaggacatccactAGAGACATCATCCTGTCAGAGGAGGACATCCACTAGAGACATCATCCTGTAagaggaggacatcatcctgtaagaggaggacatccactAGAGACATATCCTGTAagaggaggacatcatcctgtaagaggaggacatccactagagacatcatcctgtaagaggaggacatcatcctgtaagaggaggacatcatcctgtaagaggaggacatcatcctgtaagaggaggacatcatcctgtcagaggaggacatcatcctataagaggaggacatcatcctgtaagaggaggacatcatcctataagaggaggacatcatcctgtcagaggaggacatcatcctgtaagaggaggacatcatcctgtaagaggaggacatccactagagacctcatcctgtcagaggaggacatcatcctgtaagaggaggacatcatcctgtCAGAGGAGGACATCCACTAGAGACATCATCCTGTAAAAGgaggacatcatcctgtaagaggaggacctcatcctgtaagaggaggacatccactagagacatcatcctgtaagaggaggacatcatcctataagaggaggacatcatcctgtaagaggaggacatcatcctataagaggaggacatcatcctgtcagaggaggacatcatcctgtaagaggaggacatcatcctgtaagaggaggacatccactagagacctcatcctgtcagaggaggacatcatcctgtaagaggaggacatcatcctgtCAGAGGAGGACATCCACTAGAGACATCATCCTGTAAAAGgaggacatcatcctgtaagaggaggacctcatcctgtaagaggaggacatccactagagacatcatcctgtaagaggaggacatccactAGAGACATCATCCTGTCAGAGGAGGACATCCACTAGAGACCTCATCCTGTCAGGGAAGGACATCCACTAGAGACATCATCCTGTAAGAGGAGGACCTCATCCTGTGAGGGGAGGACATCCACTAGCGACATCGTCCTgtaagaggaggacatccactAGAGACATCATCCTGTCAGGGGAGGACATCCACTAGAGACATCATCCTGTCagaggaggacatcatcctgtGAGAGGAGGACATCCAATAGAGACCTCATCCTGTAagaggaggacatcatcctgtaagaggaggacatcatcctgtaagaggaggacatccactAGAGACATCATCCTGTAGGAGGAGGACATCGACTAGAGACATCATCCTGTAAGAGGAAGACATCCACTAGAGACCTCATCCTGTAagaggaggacatcatcctgtaagaggaggacatcatcctgtaagaggaggacatccactagagacatcatcctgtaagaggaggacatccactAGAGACATCATCCTGTCagaggaggacatcatcctgtCAGAGGAGGACATCCACTGGAGACATCCTGTCAGAGGAGGACATCCACTAGAGACATCATCCTGTAagaggaggacatcatcctgtaagaggaggacatccactagagacatcatcctgtaagaggaggacatcatcctgtaagaggaggacatcatcctgtaagAGGAGAACATCCACTAGAGACATCATCCTGTAagaggaggacatcatcctgtcagaggaggacatccactagagacctcatcctgtcagaggaggacatcatcctgtaagAGGAGTACATCATCCTGTCagaggaggacatcatcctgtaagaggaggacatcatcctgtaagaggaggacatcatcctgtcagaggaggacatcatcctgtaagaggaggacatcatcctgtaagaggaggacatcatcctgtaagAGGAGAACATTCACTAGAGACATCATCCTGTAAGAAGAGGACCTCATCCTgtaagaggaggacatccactAGAGACCTCATCCTGTCAGGGGAGGACATCCACTAGAGACCTCATCCTgtaagaggaggacatccactagagacatcatcctgtaagaggaggacatcatcctgtaagaggaggacatcatcctgtaagaggaggacatccactAGAGACATCATCCTGTCagaggaggacatcatcctgtaagAAGAGGACCTCATCCTGAAagaggaggacatcatcctgtaagaggaggacatcatcctgtaagaggaggacatccactAGAGACATCATCCTGTCAGAGGAGGACATCTTACTGGAGACATCCTGTCAGAGGAGGACATCCACCAGAGACCTCATCCTGTACGGGgaggacatcatcctgtaagaggaggacatccactagagacctcatcctgtcagaggaggacatcatcctgtaagaggaggacatccactAGAGACCTCATCCTGTAagaggaggacatcatcctgtaagaggaggacatcatcctgtaagaggaggacatcatcctgtaagaggaggacatccactAGAGACATCATCCTGTAAGGGGAGGACATCATCCTGTCAGAGGAAGACATCCACTAGAGACATCATCCTGTAAAAGgaggacatcatcctgtaagaggaggacatccactagagacatcatcctgtaagaggaggacatcatcctgtCAGGGGAGGACATCCACTGGAGACATCCTGTCAGAGGAGGACATCCACCAGAGACCTCATCCTGTAAGGGGAGGACATCATTCTgtaagaggaggacatccaccagagacatcatcctgtaaggggaggacatcatcctgtcagaggaggacatcatcctgtcagaggaggacatcatcctgtaagaggaggacatccactAGAGAACTCATCCTGTAAGAGGAAGACATCATCCTGTAAGAAgaggacatcatcctgtaagAGGAAGACATCCACTAGAGACATCATCCTAtaagaggaggacatccactAGAGAACTCATCCTGTAAGAGGAAGACATCATCCTgtaagaggaggacatccactAGAGACATCATCCTGTAAGAGGAGGACATCGACTAGAGGCATCATCCTGTCAGAGGAGGACATTATCCTGTAagaggaggacatcatcctgtaagaggaggacatcatcctgtcagaggaggacatcatcctgtcagaggaggacatccactcgagacatcatcctgtaagaggaggacatcatcctgtaagaggaggacatcatcctgtaagAGGAGGACATCGACTAGAGACATCATCCTGTAagaggaggacatcatcctgtcagaggaggacatcatcctgtaagaggaggacatccactAGAGACCTCATCCTGTAAGAAgaggacatcatcctgtaagaggaggacatccactAGATACATCATCCTGTCagaggaggacatcatcctgtCAGAGGAGGACATCCACTAGAGACATCATCCTGTCagaggaggacatcatcctgtaagaggagtacatcatcctgtaagaggaggacatccactAGAGACCTCATCCTAtaagaggaggacatccactAGAGAACTCATCCTGTAagaggaggacatcatcctgtaagaggaggacatccactAGAGACCTCATCCTAtaagaggaggacatccactAGAGAACTCATCCTGTAagaggaggacatcatcctgtaagAGGAGTACATCCACTAGAGACATCATCCTGTCagaggaggacatcatcctgtaagaggaggacatcatcctgtaagaggaggacatccactagagacatcatcctgtaagaggaggacatcatcctgtcagaggaggacatcatcctgtaagaggaggacatccactagagacatcatcctgtaagaggaggacatcatcctgtcagaggaggacatcatcctgtcagaggaggacatcatcctgtaagaggaggacatccactAGAGAACTCATCCTGTAAGAGGAAGACATCATCCTgtaagaggaggacatccactagagacatcatcctgtaagaggaggacatcatcctgtaagaggaggacatccactAGCGACATCATCCTGTCAGAGGAGGACATCGACTCACAGCAGAGTGAGTTCAGATTAGGGCAGACAGCAGAGTGAGTTCAGATTAGGGCAGACAGCAGAGTGAGTTCAGATTAGGACAGACAGCAGAGTGAGATCAGATTAGGGCAGACAGCAGAGTGAGTTCAGATTAGGGCAGACAGCAGAGTGAGTTCAGATTAGGGCAGACAGCAGAGTGAGTTCAGATTAGGGCAGACAGCAGAGTGAGTTCAGATTAGGGCATACAGCAGAATGAGTTCAGATTAGGGCAGACAGCAGAGTGAGTTCAGATTAGGGCAGACAGCAGAGTGAGTTCAGATTAGGGCAGACAGCAGAGTGAGATCAGATTAGGGCAGACAGCAGAGTGAGTTTACAGTTGATTGTGAAACTCCCAGACTcacattcagaaagttttcagttttctgctgtagtactgtagttagtatgatctgctgtagtactgtagtagtatgatctgctgtagtactgtcgtagtatgatctgctgtagtactgtagtagtctgatctgctgtagtactgtagtagtctgaTCTGCTGTGGTACTGTAGTAGTCTGATCTGctgtagtagtatgatctgctgtagtactgtagtagtctgatctgctgtagtactgtagtagtctgatctgctgtagtactgtagtagtctgaTCTGCTGTGGTACTGTAGTAGTctgatctgctgtagtactgtagtagtatgatctgctgtagtactgtcgtagtatgatctgctgtagtactgtagtagtctgatctg is from Salvelinus namaycush isolate Seneca chromosome 17, SaNama_1.0, whole genome shotgun sequence and encodes:
- the LOC120062106 gene encoding transforming growth factor beta activator LRRC32-like, which translates into the protein MIRPTETTFSLVLLLVLLLYCSLSHSLIQFNTVTGRIHDDQQETTSWRFRNLSSVPEGLDVRLRELDLSNNVIRHINSQSLGLPSLLRLDLSYNQLEIISEGAFRDVAQLQELNLARNALSHNVDSNSRALGSLHRLRRLDISMNGLDDDAAELYLRDKSILERLDLTGNGLTRLTPKLFAESLSVTSVRIENNLITAIEEGTFEPLKELKILNLARNNLVYICDFKLYQVKLLNLSRNSIEFFVTREDGHPYELEILDLSFNNLLYFPMVPKTNRLRYLHLQSNMVGTLETDTLISEADSLYRELTSEDEVNDAAANSNIYSNWRLMPLVYMDLSSNHFRSLPVETLSHLTSLVTLNLSKNCLQDISYNTTKGGSGHDGGYHRPSLTFPSLRYLDLQNNGLRQLSTFFLEALPNIETLNLKENSVRPCDPKDQLGPSETTRVSLNSMSSCVSFWNIKTLRSLDLQDNGIKTLHQNTFERTPLVSLNLASNVDIILDNGALEGLQSSLQSLSISGNNMTTSALSLPCLKALRRLNMSNNNVDVVPSIISCSPLTELDVRNNGLTSMNESLVDRLSLDLDVLYVSGNSFNCCDTKWLKALNREKVKIPDLDRAVCLSVNGTLLTGLLPNHSLHCSLELSPKITEPNLGQIIIIILFVSIVLITLVVFVKKVCCNTGSFIV